From the Ferrigenium kumadai genome, one window contains:
- a CDS encoding NADH-quinone oxidoreductase subunit C, producing MAADLSVLRADLTGLFGDKLASVDERLGELTVVVKAADMLDVLTRLRDGAGFDQMIDLCGMDYSTYGDGAWDGKRFAIVYHLLSVARNVRLRVRIFAEDDDFPVLESVADIWSCANWYEREAFDMYGIVFTGHPDLRRLLTDYGFVGSPFRKDFPLSGHVEMRYDPDQRRVVYQPVSIEPREVTPRIVREENYGCN from the coding sequence ATGGCTGCTGATTTGAGTGTGTTGCGTGCCGATCTGACCGGTTTGTTTGGTGACAAGCTGGCCAGCGTGGACGAGAGGCTGGGAGAGTTGACCGTCGTGGTCAAGGCTGCCGATATGCTGGATGTACTGACTCGCTTGCGCGATGGTGCCGGCTTCGACCAGATGATCGATCTGTGCGGGATGGATTACTCCACCTACGGTGACGGGGCGTGGGACGGCAAGCGCTTTGCCATCGTCTACCACCTGCTTTCCGTTGCGCGCAACGTTCGCCTGCGCGTGCGCATCTTCGCAGAGGACGATGACTTCCCCGTGCTGGAATCCGTTGCGGACATCTGGTCTTGCGCGAACTGGTACGAGCGCGAGGCCTTCGATATGTACGGCATCGTGTTCACCGGCCATCCCGATCTGCGCCGTCTCCTGACCGACTATGGCTTCGTCGGCAGCCCTTTCCGCAAGGATTTCCCGCTTTCCGGTCATGTGGAGATGCGCTACGACCCGGATCAGCGGCGCGTGGTGTACCAGCCGGTGTCGATCGAGCCGCGAGAAGTGACGCCGCGCATCGTTCGCGAAGAAAACTACGGTTGCAATTGA
- the tpiA gene encoding triose-phosphate isomerase, with protein sequence MRRKLVAGNWKMHGTLAQNAGLLDAVRDGMASVPNVDCAVCVPFPYLFQAQQKLSGSNVKWGAQDVHQLDKGAYTGEVSASMLCDFGCGYVIVGHSERRAYYGESSRLVAEKFLAAQQAGLTPILCVGETLEQRESGVTEAVVAEQLDAVIGLGGVQALRNAVVAYEPVWAIGTGKTASSSQAQVVHAFIRQRVAAQDGQTAAGLCILYGGSVKANNAAELFEMPDIDGGLIGGASLVAEEFLAICRAGQV encoded by the coding sequence ATGCGACGCAAATTGGTTGCCGGAAATTGGAAGATGCACGGTACGCTGGCCCAGAACGCGGGGCTGCTGGATGCGGTGCGCGACGGGATGGCTTCGGTACCAAATGTTGATTGCGCGGTTTGTGTTCCGTTTCCTTATCTGTTCCAGGCTCAGCAGAAGCTGTCCGGCAGCAACGTGAAGTGGGGTGCGCAGGATGTGCACCAGTTGGACAAGGGGGCATACACGGGCGAAGTTTCCGCCTCGATGTTGTGCGATTTTGGTTGCGGCTACGTGATCGTCGGGCACTCCGAGCGTCGCGCCTATTACGGCGAGAGCAGTCGCCTGGTTGCCGAGAAATTCCTTGCGGCGCAGCAGGCTGGTTTGACGCCCATCCTGTGCGTGGGCGAAACGCTGGAGCAGCGCGAAAGCGGCGTGACCGAGGCGGTGGTCGCCGAGCAGCTGGATGCAGTGATCGGCTTGGGTGGGGTGCAGGCATTGCGCAACGCCGTCGTGGCATATGAGCCTGTATGGGCGATCGGTACAGGGAAAACGGCGAGCTCGTCGCAGGCGCAGGTGGTGCATGCATTCATTCGCCAGCGGGTTGCGGCTCAGGATGGTCAAACTGCGGCTGGGTTGTGTATACTCTACGGCGGCAGCGTTAAGGCGAACAATGCGGCTGAGTTGTTCGAGATGCCGGATATCGACGGCGGTCTGATCGGCGGTGCCTCCCTGGTGGCGGAAGAGTTCCTGGCGATTTGTCGCGCCGGGCAGGTTTGA
- a CDS encoding type 1 glutamine amidotransferase — protein sequence MKPVAIFRHAPAEGPGYLADFLDAHRIPWKLIAIDAGDAVPHSVEAFSGLAFMGGPMSVNDDLPWIAPVEALIRDAVARDIPVLGHCLGGQLMSKALGGKVLRNPVKEIGWGEVAVADNDTARAWFGDVRHFNVFHWHGETFTPPQGAVRLLSSAHCANQAWAIGKHLALQCHVEMTAGMIASWCEIGADELFAAKASPAVQSADAMQRQMADELPGLQQVAERLYAKWIDGIPRPNYLDNPAY from the coding sequence ATGAAACCCGTCGCCATCTTCCGCCATGCCCCCGCCGAAGGTCCCGGCTATCTCGCCGACTTCCTCGACGCTCACCGCATTCCCTGGAAGCTGATCGCCATCGACGCGGGCGATGCCGTGCCGCATTCGGTCGAGGCGTTTTCCGGGCTGGCGTTTATGGGCGGGCCGATGAGCGTCAACGACGATCTGCCGTGGATCGCGCCGGTCGAGGCGCTGATCCGCGATGCCGTGGCGCGCGACATCCCGGTGCTGGGGCATTGCCTCGGCGGGCAGCTGATGTCCAAGGCGCTGGGCGGCAAGGTGTTGCGCAACCCGGTGAAGGAGATCGGCTGGGGCGAAGTCGCGGTGGCGGACAACGATACCGCGCGCGCATGGTTCGGCGATGTGCGGCACTTCAATGTCTTCCACTGGCACGGCGAGACCTTCACCCCGCCGCAAGGCGCTGTGCGCTTGCTTTCCAGCGCGCACTGCGCCAACCAGGCATGGGCCATCGGCAAACACCTTGCGCTGCAATGCCACGTCGAGATGACTGCCGGGATGATCGCGTCCTGGTGTGAGATCGGTGCGGACGAACTTTTTGCCGCCAAGGCCAGTCCTGCGGTGCAGTCTGCTGATGCGATGCAACGGCAAATGGCGGATGAGTTGCCGGGTCTGCAGCAGGTTGCGGAACGGCTCTATGCCAAGTGGATAGACGGGATACCTAGGCCGAATTATCTAGACAATCCGGCATATTGA
- a CDS encoding NuoB/complex I 20 kDa subunit family protein, with amino-acid sequence MGIEGILEKGVVTTTLDTVINYTRTGSLWPMTFGLACCAVEMMHAGAARYDLDRFGVVFRPSPRQSDVMIVAGTLCNKMAPALRKVYDQMAEPRWVISMGSCANGGGYYHYSYSVVRGCDRIVPVDVYVPGCPPTAEALLYGIIQLQKKIKRTNTIAR; translated from the coding sequence ATGGGAATAGAAGGCATTCTGGAGAAGGGTGTCGTCACCACGACGCTCGATACCGTCATCAATTACACCCGCACCGGTTCGCTGTGGCCGATGACCTTCGGTCTGGCCTGTTGCGCCGTTGAGATGATGCATGCCGGCGCGGCGCGTTATGACCTGGACCGCTTCGGTGTCGTGTTTCGTCCCAGTCCGCGCCAGTCCGACGTGATGATCGTGGCGGGTACGCTGTGCAACAAGATGGCTCCGGCCCTGCGCAAGGTGTACGACCAGATGGCCGAGCCGCGCTGGGTGATTTCCATGGGGTCGTGCGCTAACGGTGGCGGCTACTATCACTATTCCTACTCTGTGGTGCGCGGCTGCGACCGCATCGTCCCGGTGGACGTGTATGTGCCGGGATGTCCCCCGACTGCCGAAGCTTTGCTGTACGGCATCATTCAGTTGCAGAAAAAGATCAAACGAACCAATACCATCGCGCGCTAG
- the folK gene encoding 2-amino-4-hydroxy-6-hydroxymethyldihydropteridine diphosphokinase — protein sequence MPHIAFVGLGSNLQDPGSQLQHAFSDLDRLPGTRLLQRSSLYRSAPVGYLDQPDFVNAVAKIETALTPHELLQALLQIEHDHGRERTFRNAPRTLDLDVLLYDDLQLHEHGLTIPHPQMHLRAFVLQPLLEIAPDCVIPGVGSAEQALHACAGQVLERMQDVAQ from the coding sequence ATGCCGCACATCGCCTTTGTCGGGCTGGGCAGCAATCTGCAAGACCCCGGCAGCCAGTTGCAGCACGCCTTCTCCGATCTCGATCGTTTGCCGGGCACGCGCTTGCTTCAGCGATCTTCGCTGTACCGCAGCGCTCCCGTCGGTTATCTGGATCAGCCGGATTTCGTCAATGCCGTGGCGAAGATCGAGACGGCGCTCACGCCGCATGAGTTGCTGCAGGCGCTATTGCAGATCGAGCACGATCACGGCCGCGAACGCACGTTCCGCAACGCCCCGCGCACGCTGGACCTGGACGTGTTGCTGTACGACGATCTTCAACTTCATGAGCACGGGCTGACCATCCCGCACCCGCAGATGCATCTGCGCGCTTTCGTGCTGCAACCGCTGCTGGAGATCGCGCCGGATTGCGTCATCCCGGGCGTCGGCAGCGCGGAGCAGGCGTTGCACGCGTGTGCGGGACAGGTACTGGAACGGATGCAGGATGTCGCTCAATAA
- the pcnB gene encoding polynucleotide adenylyltransferase PcnB encodes MIKKFLKRVFRKPARTKTVGNAQVIPFGLHGVAREQISYGAQKVTDGLQAAGYQAYVVGGAVRDLLLDRIPKDFDVATDATPEEVRRVFRRSRIIGRRFRLVHVMFGEEVVEVSTFRSMIEAEDAETDEHGRLLRDNQFGDQEQDAARRDFTANALFYDPSTQEIHDFHRGYDDTRNQLLRMIGDPATRYREDPVRMLRAVRLSAKLGMKLEPATAAPIGKLKGLLDNVPEARLLDEVLKMLLSGHSVECIQHLRKMHLHHGLLPLLDVILEQPVGEKFVMLALRNTDERLSQEKPVSPAFLFAALLWHEVLTAWQSYQKQGERPIPAMHAAMDDVLAKQRAQLAIPHRHDAVMKEIWLLQLRFEQRAGQRPFRLLEQPRFRAAYDFLLLRCASGEVDQELGLWWDEFQEASTERRAEMLQPEGAGEKKRRRRKPRKKPAAAATEEPSA; translated from the coding sequence ATGATTAAAAAATTCCTCAAGCGCGTATTCCGCAAACCGGCCAGGACCAAAACGGTGGGTAATGCGCAGGTGATTCCGTTCGGGTTGCATGGCGTGGCGCGCGAGCAGATCAGCTACGGCGCGCAAAAGGTCACCGACGGCCTACAGGCGGCGGGCTATCAGGCGTATGTGGTGGGCGGTGCGGTGCGCGACCTGCTGCTGGACCGCATTCCCAAGGATTTCGATGTGGCGACCGATGCCACGCCTGAGGAGGTTCGCCGCGTGTTCCGCCGTTCGCGCATCATCGGGCGGCGTTTTCGCCTGGTGCATGTGATGTTCGGCGAAGAGGTGGTCGAGGTATCCACATTCCGCAGCATGATCGAGGCTGAAGATGCCGAGACCGACGAGCATGGCCGCCTGCTGCGCGACAATCAGTTCGGCGATCAGGAGCAGGATGCGGCGCGGCGCGATTTCACCGCGAATGCGCTGTTCTACGATCCGTCCACCCAGGAGATCCACGATTTCCATCGCGGCTACGACGATACGCGCAACCAGTTGTTGCGCATGATCGGCGACCCGGCCACGCGTTATCGCGAAGACCCGGTGCGCATGCTGCGTGCGGTGCGGCTCTCAGCCAAGCTGGGCATGAAGCTGGAGCCGGCAACGGCCGCGCCGATCGGCAAGCTGAAGGGCCTGCTCGACAACGTGCCGGAGGCGCGTTTGCTCGACGAGGTGCTGAAGATGCTGCTGTCCGGCCATTCGGTCGAGTGCATCCAGCATCTGCGCAAGATGCATCTGCATCACGGCCTGCTGCCGCTGCTCGATGTGATCCTGGAGCAGCCCGTGGGCGAGAAGTTCGTGATGCTGGCGTTGCGCAACACCGACGAGCGGCTCAGTCAGGAAAAGCCGGTTTCTCCCGCGTTTCTGTTTGCCGCGCTGTTGTGGCATGAAGTGCTGACTGCGTGGCAGTCTTACCAGAAGCAGGGCGAGCGCCCGATCCCCGCGATGCATGCGGCGATGGACGATGTTCTGGCGAAACAGCGCGCGCAGCTTGCGATCCCGCATCGCCACGATGCGGTAATGAAAGAGATCTGGCTGTTGCAGTTGCGCTTCGAACAGCGCGCCGGGCAGCGGCCGTTCCGCCTGCTGGAGCAGCCGCGTTTCCGCGCCGCATACGACTTCCTGCTGTTGCGCTGCGCCAGCGGTGAAGTGGATCAGGAGTTGGGGTTGTGGTGGGATGAGTTCCAGGAGGCCAGTACCGAGCGTCGCGCCGAGATGCTGCAGCCGGAAGGTGCGGGCGAAAAGAAGCGTCGCCGCCGCAAGCCGCGCAAGAAACCGGCGGCCGCCGCAACGGAAGAGCCGTCTGCATAA
- a CDS encoding NADH-quinone oxidoreductase subunit A: MLENYFPVLLFVCIGIAMGVVPVVLGKLVSPNRPDSEKLSPYECGFEAFEDARMKFDVRYYLVAILFILFDLEIAFLFPWAVVLKELGTFGFVSMMIFLAILVVGFIYEWMKGALEWE; the protein is encoded by the coding sequence ATGTTGGAAAATTATTTTCCGGTGCTGTTGTTTGTCTGTATCGGCATCGCAATGGGGGTTGTGCCTGTGGTATTGGGCAAGCTGGTCTCTCCCAATCGTCCTGATAGCGAAAAGCTTTCTCCGTACGAGTGCGGCTTCGAGGCATTCGAGGATGCGCGTATGAAGTTCGATGTGCGCTATTACCTTGTCGCCATCCTCTTCATTCTCTTCGATCTGGAAATCGCATTCCTCTTTCCCTGGGCGGTCGTACTCAAGGAACTCGGTACTTTCGGTTTCGTTTCCATGATGATCTTTTTGGCCATCCTCGTGGTTGGCTTTATCTACGAATGGATGAAAGGGGCCCTGGAATGGGAATAG
- the panB gene encoding 3-methyl-2-oxobutanoate hydroxymethyltransferase, producing the protein MRTTLTALQAMRNKGEKIAMLTCYDSSFAALLEANGADVLLVGDSLGMVLQGRETTLPVTLNDMAYHTACVASGSGQAFIITDMPFGTFQVSPRETFVHAAQLMEAGAQMVKIEGGSAMVETIRFLTERGIPVCGHLGLTPQSVHQLGGYRVQGKGDEAAQRLLRDALALQEAGAGMLVLEAVPAALAAEVTAALTIPSIGIGAGGACSGQVLVLHDMLGIYPGKKARFVKNYMQGAASIADAISRYVAEVKSGEFPSQEHSF; encoded by the coding sequence ATGCGAACCACGCTGACCGCACTGCAAGCCATGCGCAACAAGGGCGAGAAGATCGCCATGCTGACCTGCTACGACTCCAGCTTCGCAGCGCTGCTCGAAGCCAATGGAGCGGATGTGCTGCTGGTGGGCGATTCGCTAGGCATGGTGCTGCAGGGGCGCGAGACCACCTTGCCCGTCACCCTGAATGACATGGCTTACCACACCGCCTGTGTGGCGAGCGGCTCAGGGCAGGCATTCATCATCACTGACATGCCGTTCGGTACATTCCAGGTCAGTCCGCGTGAGACCTTTGTGCATGCGGCGCAACTGATGGAAGCGGGCGCGCAGATGGTGAAGATCGAGGGCGGCTCGGCGATGGTGGAGACGATACGTTTCCTCACCGAGCGCGGCATTCCGGTGTGCGGACACCTCGGTCTGACGCCGCAATCGGTGCACCAGCTCGGCGGCTACCGCGTGCAGGGCAAGGGCGACGAGGCTGCGCAGCGCCTGCTGCGCGACGCGTTGGCGCTGCAAGAGGCCGGCGCAGGCATGCTGGTGCTGGAGGCCGTGCCCGCCGCGCTGGCCGCGGAGGTCACCGCCGCGCTGACCATCCCCAGCATCGGCATCGGCGCCGGCGGGGCCTGTTCCGGCCAGGTGCTGGTGCTGCACGACATGCTGGGCATTTATCCCGGCAAGAAGGCGCGTTTCGTGAAGAATTACATGCAGGGCGCGGCTTCGATCGCCGACGCGATCTCCCGTTATGTCGCCGAGGTAAAGTCCGGCGAATTCCCGTCGCAGGAGCATAGTTTCTGA
- the folE2 gene encoding GTP cyclohydrolase FolE2 — MNAQKHPIPDVQSSADMRHLAINKVGIKGIRHPIKVRDKSVGVQHTVATFNMYVHLPHNFKGTHMSRFVEILNEHEREISVESFETILRDMVVRLEAQSGYIEMNFPYFVNKTAPVSGVQSLLDYDVTFIGEVVDGKARVTMKVVVPVTSLCPCSKKISERGAHNQRSHVTLTLRTNEFVWVEDVIRIAEEQASCELFGLLKRPDEKFVTERAYDNPKFVEDMVRDVAAALNADKRIDAYIVESENFESIHNHSAYALIERDKTL; from the coding sequence ATGAACGCCCAGAAACACCCTATTCCCGACGTGCAAAGCTCCGCCGATATGCGCCACCTGGCGATCAACAAGGTCGGTATCAAGGGCATCCGCCATCCGATCAAGGTGAGGGACAAGAGCGTCGGCGTGCAGCATACCGTCGCCACCTTCAACATGTACGTGCACCTGCCGCACAACTTCAAAGGCACGCACATGTCGCGCTTCGTCGAGATACTCAACGAGCACGAGCGCGAGATTTCGGTGGAGTCGTTCGAGACCATCCTGCGTGATATGGTGGTTCGCCTGGAGGCTCAGTCCGGCTACATCGAGATGAACTTCCCGTATTTCGTGAACAAGACCGCACCGGTGTCGGGTGTGCAGAGCTTGCTGGACTACGACGTGACCTTCATCGGCGAGGTCGTCGACGGGAAGGCGCGCGTCACCATGAAAGTGGTGGTGCCGGTCACCAGCCTGTGTCCCTGCTCCAAGAAGATCTCCGAGCGCGGCGCGCACAACCAGCGTTCCCATGTCACGCTCACTTTGCGCACCAACGAGTTCGTCTGGGTCGAGGACGTGATCCGCATCGCCGAAGAACAGGCGTCCTGCGAACTGTTCGGCTTGCTGAAACGTCCCGACGAGAAATTCGTCACCGAACGCGCCTATGACAATCCCAAGTTCGTCGAGGACATGGTACGCGACGTTGCTGCCGCGCTGAATGCGGACAAGCGCATCGATGCCTACATCGTCGAGTCGGAAAATTTTGAATCGATTCATAACCACTCGGCTTATGCGCTTATCGAACGCGATAAGACCCTGTAG
- a CDS encoding deoxynucleoside kinase yields MSLNKYRYVVVEGPIGVGKTSLARRLAQHLGASTLLEKPDENPFLAKFYQDPARHALATQLFFLFQRGDEVRELAQMDLFQGATVADYLLDKDMLFARLNLNEEEFALYQQIYHSLQLQVPAPDLVIYLQAEPQTLVERVRRRAKPYEQSISDAYLMRLVQSYSDFFYHYDAAPVLMVNSEHLNFVDGDEDFTLLLKRIEQMRGPREFFSRGT; encoded by the coding sequence ATGTCGCTCAATAAATATCGCTATGTGGTGGTCGAAGGGCCGATCGGCGTGGGCAAGACCAGTCTTGCGCGCCGGCTCGCGCAGCACCTCGGCGCCTCGACGCTGCTGGAGAAGCCGGACGAGAATCCGTTCCTCGCGAAGTTCTATCAGGACCCGGCGCGCCATGCACTGGCGACGCAGCTGTTCTTCCTGTTCCAGCGCGGCGACGAGGTGCGCGAACTTGCGCAGATGGATCTGTTCCAGGGGGCTACCGTGGCGGACTACCTGCTCGACAAGGACATGCTGTTCGCCCGCCTGAACCTGAACGAGGAGGAGTTTGCGCTGTACCAGCAGATATACCACTCGCTGCAATTGCAGGTTCCAGCACCGGATCTGGTGATCTATCTGCAGGCCGAGCCGCAGACGCTGGTGGAACGGGTGCGGCGGCGCGCCAAGCCCTATGAGCAAAGCATCTCCGATGCCTACCTGATGCGGCTGGTGCAGAGCTACAGCGATTTCTTCTATCATTACGACGCGGCGCCGGTGCTGATGGTGAACAGCGAGCATCTGAACTTCGTCGATGGTGACGAGGATTTCACACTGCTGTTGAAACGCATCGAGCAGATGCGCGGACCGCGCGAATTTTTTAGCCGGGGGACCTGA
- a CDS encoding NADH-quinone oxidoreductase subunit D: MAEIKNYTMNFGPQHPSAHGVLRLVLELDGEVIERADPHIGLLHRGTEKLAEHKTYLQSVPYMDRLDYVSMMSNEHAYVMAIEKLAGLDVPLRAQYIRVMFDEVTRVLNHLLWLGAHALDIGAMTVFLYAFREREDLFDAYEAVSGARMHAAYYRPGGVYRDLPDTMPQYQASKIHNAAAVKKLNENRQGSLLDFLEDFTNRFPAYVDEYETLLTDNRIWKQRTVGIGVVSPERALALGFTGPMLRGSGIEWDLRKKQPYEVYDQLDFDIPVGTNGDSYDRYLVRVEEMRQANRIIKQCITWLRQNPGPVMSGNLKFSPPKREAMKQNMEELIHHFKLFSEGMHMPVGEAYAAVEHPKGEFGIYLVSDGANKPYRMKIRAPGFAHMAALDEMCRGHMIADVVTIIGTQDIVFGEVDR; this comes from the coding sequence ATGGCAGAGATAAAAAATTACACCATGAACTTCGGGCCGCAGCACCCCTCGGCGCACGGCGTGTTGCGTCTGGTGCTGGAGCTGGACGGCGAAGTCATCGAGCGCGCCGACCCACACATCGGTCTGCTGCATCGCGGCACCGAGAAGCTCGCCGAGCACAAGACCTATCTGCAATCCGTGCCGTACATGGACCGCCTCGACTATGTGTCGATGATGAGCAACGAGCACGCCTACGTGATGGCGATCGAGAAGCTGGCCGGCCTCGACGTGCCGTTGCGCGCGCAGTACATCCGGGTTATGTTCGACGAGGTTACCCGCGTGTTGAACCACCTGCTGTGGCTGGGTGCGCACGCGCTGGATATCGGCGCGATGACGGTGTTCCTGTATGCCTTCCGCGAGCGCGAAGACCTGTTCGATGCCTATGAGGCGGTGTCCGGTGCACGCATGCACGCGGCATATTACCGTCCGGGCGGCGTTTACCGCGACCTGCCGGACACGATGCCGCAGTACCAGGCATCCAAGATCCACAATGCTGCAGCAGTGAAGAAGCTGAACGAGAATCGCCAGGGTTCGCTGCTCGATTTCCTCGAGGACTTCACCAATCGCTTCCCGGCCTACGTGGACGAATATGAGACGCTGCTGACCGACAACCGCATCTGGAAGCAGCGTACCGTCGGCATCGGCGTGGTGTCGCCGGAGCGCGCGCTGGCGCTGGGCTTCACCGGCCCGATGCTGCGCGGTTCCGGCATCGAGTGGGACTTGCGCAAGAAGCAGCCCTACGAAGTGTACGACCAGCTCGATTTCGACATCCCGGTCGGCACCAACGGCGACTCCTACGACCGTTACCTGGTTCGCGTCGAAGAGATGCGCCAGGCTAATCGCATCATCAAGCAGTGCATCACCTGGCTGCGCCAGAATCCCGGCCCGGTGATGTCGGGCAATCTCAAGTTCTCTCCGCCCAAGCGCGAGGCGATGAAGCAGAACATGGAAGAACTGATCCACCACTTCAAGCTGTTCTCCGAGGGCATGCACATGCCGGTCGGCGAGGCCTATGCCGCGGTGGAGCATCCCAAGGGCGAGTTCGGCATCTACCTGGTTTCCGACGGTGCGAACAAGCCTTATCGCATGAAGATCCGCGCCCCCGGCTTTGCCCATATGGCGGCGCTGGACGAGATGTGCCGCGGCCACATGATCGCCGACGTGGTGACCATCATCGGCACGCAGGACATCGTTTTTGGAGAGGTGGACCGCTGA
- a CDS encoding PsiF family protein, translating into MKKLIALVGLGFAFAVSSPAFAGEQQDKMKGCNKEAKEKTLKGDERKAFMKKCLSKDYQLKSGTAVAAPAAPAAPAAPTAPAAAATQQNKMKACSAEAKTKGLKADERKSFMSTCLKG; encoded by the coding sequence ATGAAAAAGCTGATTGCACTGGTTGGTCTGGGTTTCGCTTTCGCCGTTTCATCCCCGGCTTTCGCCGGGGAGCAACAGGACAAGATGAAGGGTTGCAACAAGGAAGCGAAGGAAAAGACGCTGAAGGGAGATGAGCGCAAGGCGTTCATGAAGAAGTGCCTGTCCAAGGATTATCAACTGAAGTCCGGTACCGCCGTGGCAGCTCCTGCGGCACCGGCCGCGCCTGCTGCCCCGACCGCACCAGCAGCTGCAGCCACGCAGCAGAACAAGATGAAGGCGTGCAGTGCCGAAGCCAAGACCAAAGGGCTGAAAGCTGATGAGCGCAAGTCGTTCATGAGTACCTGCCTGAAAGGTTAG
- the secG gene encoding preprotein translocase subunit SecG: METLVWVVHVVTAVVLIGLVLIQHGKGADMGAAFGSGSAGSLFGSSGSANFLSRSTAVAAAVFFVTSLALTYIYSHPAQQQGVMDRVGPVAAPAAPVAPVVNPADDSKSKEIPR; this comes from the coding sequence GTGGAAACATTGGTTTGGGTGGTGCATGTGGTGACGGCGGTAGTGCTGATCGGTCTGGTGCTGATTCAGCATGGCAAAGGCGCCGACATGGGTGCCGCATTCGGTTCCGGTTCGGCCGGCAGTCTGTTCGGTTCCAGCGGTTCCGCTAATTTTCTGAGTCGCAGCACGGCAGTGGCTGCGGCGGTGTTCTTTGTCACCAGTTTGGCGCTGACTTACATCTACTCGCATCCCGCGCAGCAGCAAGGGGTGATGGATAGGGTTGGTCCGGTTGCTGCGCCCGCAGCGCCTGTTGCCCCCGTGGTCAATCCCGCCGATGACTCGAAATCCAAGGAGATTCCGAGATAG
- the panC gene encoding pantoate--beta-alanine ligase yields the protein MQVISTIAELRTRLAKERAVAFVPTMGNLHEGHLNLMRMAREHGDCVVASIFVNPLQFGPSEDFDKYPRTLEADCAKLQGLVDVVFAPSVDEMYPARQSVFVEPPPIASELCGAARPGHFRGMATVVLKLLNIVQPKVALFGKKDYQQLHIIRRMVAELNLPVHIVGGETVRAQDGLALSSRNQYLNDAERAEAVFLSRTLQGMRQAILQGERDIERLQQDVVSALVARGWQVDYVEVRNQSDLLPAGRGQREWVILAAARLGATRLLDNVEVTLAD from the coding sequence ATGCAAGTTATTTCGACCATTGCTGAATTGCGCACGCGCTTGGCGAAAGAGAGGGCTGTTGCCTTCGTGCCGACCATGGGCAACCTGCATGAGGGGCATCTCAATCTGATGCGCATGGCGCGTGAGCATGGAGACTGTGTGGTGGCGAGCATCTTTGTGAATCCGCTGCAATTCGGGCCGAGCGAGGATTTCGACAAATACCCGCGCACACTGGAGGCGGATTGCGCCAAGCTACAGGGGTTGGTCGATGTGGTGTTCGCTCCCTCGGTCGATGAGATGTACCCGGCGCGGCAGTCGGTGTTCGTCGAGCCGCCCCCTATTGCCAGCGAGCTGTGCGGGGCGGCGCGCCCCGGCCACTTTCGCGGCATGGCGACGGTGGTGCTGAAGCTGCTCAACATCGTGCAGCCGAAGGTGGCGCTGTTCGGCAAGAAGGATTACCAGCAGCTGCACATCATCCGCCGCATGGTCGCGGAACTGAACCTGCCGGTTCACATCGTCGGCGGCGAGACAGTACGGGCCCAGGATGGCTTGGCGCTGAGTTCGCGCAACCAGTACCTGAACGACGCTGAGCGCGCCGAGGCGGTGTTCCTGTCGCGGACCCTGCAGGGCATGCGCCAGGCCATCCTGCAGGGTGAACGCGATATTGAACGTTTGCAACAAGATGTGGTCTCAGCCCTCGTGGCAAGGGGGTGGCAGGTTGATTATGTGGAGGTGCGCAACCAGTCCGACTTGCTGCCGGCCGGCCGGGGGCAGCGCGAGTGGGTGATCCTGGCTGCGGCCAGGTTGGGTGCCACCCGCTTGCTCGACAATGTCGAGGTCACTCTGGCCGACTGA
- the panD gene encoding aspartate 1-decarboxylase translates to MQRTMLKSKLHRVRVTHSELHYEGSCAIDDNLLEAADIKEYQQIDIYNVTNGERFTTYAIRAERGSGVISVNGAAAHKADPGDILIIATFAIYSEAELQQFHPQLVYVDEHNRIVARREQISVQAA, encoded by the coding sequence ATGCAGAGAACCATGCTTAAATCCAAGTTGCACCGGGTGCGCGTCACGCACTCCGAGCTGCATTACGAGGGCTCCTGCGCGATCGATGACAACTTGCTGGAAGCGGCCGATATCAAGGAATACCAGCAGATCGATATCTATAACGTGACCAACGGCGAGCGTTTTACCACCTACGCCATCCGCGCGGAGCGAGGCTCCGGGGTGATCTCGGTCAATGGGGCGGCGGCGCACAAGGCCGATCCCGGCGACATCCTCATCATCGCCACCTTCGCGATATATTCCGAAGCGGAGTTGCAGCAATTCCATCCCCAGCTCGTCTATGTGGACGAGCACAATCGCATCGTCGCACGGCGCGAACAAATCTCTGTCCAGGCCGCATAA